GAGGTCCTTGCGGGCGGAGTCCACCGGCGTCTTTGCGCGATAAAGGTCAAGCTCTGTCGCCACGCCGGCGTCGAACTGCCGCTGCACGATTCGCAGTGCGTGCTCCTGGGTTTCCAGAGTCTCGCGTGCGAGTTGAAGGTTCTCAAGGTCGGTCGCCATCGCCAGGTAGGTCTGCGCGACGGACGACGTCAGAAGGATCTCGGTGCTCTTCCGCGCGTGCTCGCTGGCAAGGAACTCTTGCAGCCCTTCGTCTTTCAAGCTGCGCAGGCGGCCGAAGAAGTCCAGTTCCCACGAAAGGATGCCGAGGTCTACGCTGTACTGATTGACATTTCGAGGAGCGCCGACACCGACCAGGTCGCCCGAGAGGCGCTGCTTCGACATCGTGCCGGCTGCAGAGACGGTCGGAAGCAACTCGCGCTGCTTGATTCCGTAGAGCCCTCGCATCTGTTCGACATTCAGAGCGGCGATCTGGAGGTCCCGGTTGTTCTCCAGAGCCATCTCAATGACTTGGCACATGTTGTCATCGACGAAGTACTCTCGCCATGAGATGTCCGGGGCTTCGATCGTCGGCGTGGTGTATTCGTCGTACGCTGCTCCCGCGGGCCACTGATCCGGAACGGGCGCATCTGGGCGCTCGTACTTCGGAGCGAGACTGCATGCCGTCAGGGCGACTGTCGCCAGCGCGGTCAGGAAGAGGGAAGTGATGCGTGCGCTTTTCATGTCAACTCACCTTCGGGCAAACTCGGAGTATCGGAGGGTTCATCTTCTTCTGATTCGCTCTTCTTCTTCCTTCGCTCGAAGAGTTGCACGATGAGTACGAAGAACAACGGGATGAAGATGAGGTCGATGAATGTGGCGGAGACCATGCCGCCGGTAACAGCCGTGCCGATGGCTTTCATCGCGCCGGCACCCGCGCCGACCGCGATGGCCAGCGGCAAGGTACCGAAGAAAAATGCCAGCGACGTCATGATAACCGGGCGGAAACGAATGCGAACGGCGGCCAGTGTAGCTTCGCGCAATGGCATGCCTTCGCGCCGCTGTTCCTTGATGAACTGGATGATCAGAATGGCGTTCTTGGTGGACAGACCGAGCGTCGTGAGGAACCCGATCTGGAAGTACACGTCGTTGGACAAGCCACGCAGCGTTGTTGCAGCCAGGGCACCAAGCACGCCGAGTGGCAGCATCAGAAGGTTCACGAATGGAATTGTCCAACTCTCGTAGAGCGCAGCCACGC
This genomic stretch from bacterium harbors:
- a CDS encoding efflux transporter outer membrane subunit gives rise to the protein MKSARITSLFLTALATVALTACSLAPKYERPDAPVPDQWPAGAAYDEYTTPTIEAPDISWREYFVDDNMCQVIEMALENNRDLQIAALNVEQMRGLYGIKQRELLPTVSAAGTMSKQRLSGDLVGVGAPRNVNQYSVDLGILSWELDFFGRLRSLKDEGLQEFLASEHARKSTEILLTSSVAQTYLAMATDLENLQLARETLETQEHALRIVQRQFDAGVATELDLYRAKTPVDSARKDLASYAQMIAQDRNALEFLVGAPVPDSLLPDSLEGVAAPKALEPGLNSEVLLRRPDVLQAEASLKGSYANIGAARAAFFPRISLTTTLGTASNDLNRLFEQGTETWSFVPNIVMPIFDARTWSALKVSKSQQKIAVVQYERAIQNAFREVADALAVRGTIDEQIAAQENVVESVEHTHRLATLRYEKGLDNYLGVLDAQRSLYAAEQGLLALRYAKVANQVSLFSVLGGGADIADTAVVAQK